The Seriola aureovittata isolate HTS-2021-v1 ecotype China chromosome 2, ASM2101889v1, whole genome shotgun sequence genome has a segment encoding these proteins:
- the fam72a gene encoding protein FAM72A isoform X2 — protein sequence MSTSNANFKNKCVTQVNCIFCDSLLCTRGMKAVLLADTEVELFSTDIPPNSGNVVGYHVVAPCKPCLLSCNNGHFWMFNSDAVSTLNRLDATGLNLLLWGDLPELDDSENEESETPSEEECIR from the exons ATGTCTACATCCAACGCTAATTtcaaaaacaagtgtgtgaCACAGGTGAACTGCATTTTTTGTGACAGTCTGCTCTGCACGAGAGGCATGAAAGCAGTGCTTCTTGCAGACACTGAAGTTGAGCTTTTTTCCACTGACATACCTCCCAATAG tggtAATGTTGTGGGCTATCATGTTGTGGCCCCGTGTAAACCCTGCCTGCTTTCCTGTAACAACGGCCATTTCTGGATGTTTAATAGCGATGCTGTGTCTACTCTCAACAGACTGGATGCGACAG GTCTGAATCTGCTCCTGTGGGGAGATCTTCCCGAGCTTGATGACAGTGAGAACGAAGAATCAGAAACCCCGTCAGAGGAGGAGTGCATTAGGTAG
- the fam72a gene encoding protein FAM72A isoform X1: protein MSTSNANFKNKCVTQVNCIFCDSLLCTRGMKAVLLADTEVELFSTDIPPNRTVDFVASCYSTESCKCKLRDIACLKCGNVVGYHVVAPCKPCLLSCNNGHFWMFNSDAVSTLNRLDATGLNLLLWGDLPELDDSENEESETPSEEECIR from the exons ATGTCTACATCCAACGCTAATTtcaaaaacaagtgtgtgaCACAGGTGAACTGCATTTTTTGTGACAGTCTGCTCTGCACGAGAGGCATGAAAGCAGTGCTTCTTGCAGACACTGAAGTTGAGCTTTTTTCCACTGACATACCTCCCAATAG AACTGTTGACTTTGTGGCCAGCTGCTACTCTACTGAAAGCTGCAAATGCAAACTGAGAGACATTGCATGTCTCAAGTG tggtAATGTTGTGGGCTATCATGTTGTGGCCCCGTGTAAACCCTGCCTGCTTTCCTGTAACAACGGCCATTTCTGGATGTTTAATAGCGATGCTGTGTCTACTCTCAACAGACTGGATGCGACAG GTCTGAATCTGCTCCTGTGGGGAGATCTTCCCGAGCTTGATGACAGTGAGAACGAAGAATCAGAAACCCCGTCAGAGGAGGAGTGCATTAGGTAG